From the Fulvia fulva chromosome 2, complete sequence genome, one window contains:
- a CDS encoding Chitin synthase export chaperone has translation MSQYGKWHDFCRDSGSGHATIPVCNLFSESRARGTTQEFYRGCELTGISSGGEVKVANLVNAGVGSILIAFFAILISAFLLWKSDRKKAAVGRREMQIFLIGFIIIEICEIFTVGGFPLNGAVRRAFSAAHIAAVVATLWILMMNGAVGYQLIDDGTPLSLALIFGSAVVLFIGTGYIALDTGFSWTGYFDDTLAAPNQAYALYTLYQLVPIVFLFVYFVLQTVLVLRVLGEVRPMYFLVAATLLFVIGQIFQYVASVHICNGTNGKINGGLFETLFTLLAVIIIWVFWSSITEDDWPMPPSTGSTYT, from the exons ATGTCGCAGTACGGAAAATGGCACGACTTCTGCCGTGACAGCGGGAGTGGACACGCAACCATCCCAGTGTGCAACCTGTTTTCAGAGTCGCGAGCACGGGGAACAACACAAGAATTCTATCGAGGCTGCGAGCTCACGGGCATAAGCTCGGGCGGCGAAGTGAAGGTTGCCAACCTGG TTAATGCTGGAGTAGGGTCAATATTGATTGCATTCTTTGCAATCCTGATTTCAGCCTTCCTGCTATGGAAGTCGGATCGGAAAAAGGCTGCAGTCGGCAGAAG GGAGATGCAAATATTCCTGATTGGCTTTATCATCATCGAGATATGTGAGATCTTCACAGTCGGCGGCTTTCCTCTCAATGGCGCAGTACGAAGAGCATTCTCGGCAGCACACATTGCGGCAGTCGTTGCGACACTATGGATCTTAATGATGAATGGCGCTGTCGGCTACCAACTCATTGACGACGGCACACCACTTTCGCTCGCGCTCATATTCGGCTCGGCCGTGGTTCTATTCATCGGCACTGGGTATATTGCACTCGACACTGGCTTCAGCTGGACCGGCTACTTCGATGACACGCTTGCGGCTCCAAACCAAGCCTATGCGCTGTACACTCTGTACCAGCTGGTGCCGATTGTGTTCCTCTTCGTATATTTCGTGCTGCAGACGGTACTGGTCCTAAGAGTGCTGGGAGAAGTTCGACCGATGT ACTTCTTGGTCGCTGCAACACTTCTGTTCGTCATCGGACAGATCTTCCAGTACGTCGCCAGCGTGCATATTTGTAACGGGACCAACGGCAAAATCAACGGCGGCCTATTCGAGACTCTATTCACACTTTTGGCCGTGATCATCATCTGGGTGTTTTGGTCCAGCATCACCGAAGACGACTGGCCGATGCCACCGTCAACTGGCAGTACATACACTTAG
- a CDS encoding Esterase — MTSRLRVLCLHGFTSNGQVHAHQVRRITKALPQYDFLFPDGPHVVNVKQQMDMDTPGNQAWSDMVNTLSSSGHRAWWFARDGHWNDAEAGGFYGFSQGACFAGMLCALMQEKLSGHALRKHLPAKLSPPMAGVIFSGFRARFPQYDGLYEPGIDMPMLHVIGKLDALVRSERSEAFIRVCKNSDMLLHEGGHDIPKSDEHQARLIEFLKTHVRANDEQWIRAQASM; from the exons ATGACCTCTAGACTGCGCGTGCTGTGTCTGCATGGCTTCACATCGAATGGCCAGGTGCACGCCCATCAGGTGCGCCGCATCACCAAAGCTCTGCCACAATACGACTTCCTCTTTCCCGACGGTCCGCACGTCGTGAACGTCAAGCAACAAATGGACATGGACACACCTGGCAATCAAGCTTGGTCAGACATGGTCAACACTCTCTCCTCTTCCGGACACCGGGCGTGGTGGTTCGCGCGAGATGGGCACTGGAATGATGCAGAGGCTGGCGGTTTTTATG GCTTCTCGCAGGGCGCCTGCTTTGCGGGGATGCTGTGCGCCTTGATGCAGGAGAAATTGAGCGGCCATGCTCTGCGCAAACATCTCCCTGCCAAGCTCTCGCCTCCAATGGCTGGAGTGATCTTTTCTGGCTTCAGAGCCAGGTTCCCGCAGTATGATGGCTTGTATGAGCCTGGCATTGATATGCCCATGTTGCATGTCATTGGAAAGCTGGACGCGCTTGTGCGAAGCGAGCGCAGTGAAGCCTTCATTCGTGTTTGCAAGAACTCCGATATGCTGTTACATGAAGGCGGTCATGACATACCGAAGTCAGATGAGCATCAAGCACGGCTTATTGAGTTCTTGAAGACACATGTGAGGGCTAATGATGAGCAGTGGATTCGAGCGCAGGCGTCGATGTAA